In Moorella sp. Hama-1, a single genomic region encodes these proteins:
- a CDS encoding IS1634 family transposase — protein sequence MPVAIDNMRFFRAGPAALIARLCDVLKITEIIDAVVEWDPVQCHLSPGTRVKALIINLLVDREALYHVERFFENQDLEVLFGTEQQIRAEDFNDDALGRALDKLFASGQLKKLFSSIALTAAATHNVPIEGIHVDTTSISVQGAYEGEGDLDITFGFSKDHRPDLKQFLIGLTVNKDGLPILGQSLDGNTSDKSWYPQVIEELVQNFSPAKLKEIIFVADCALVTKDNLALLVQEEENKPALQFISLLPENFGLNKEIKAEAFHTGAWQEIGNLSQKEDAARYKSQSFVREIDGKDFRLIVVHSTTLDKRKEKSLLKKWAKQKETLAKAARELSRRPFACDADARKAIELFCQEYRHQPFIFKGTVTEEIESSYAKRGRPKKEEQPQNTVVYHAYIQVDEDPEAMAQEKDLASTFVLITNLMDTAAYPDGEVLKEYKEQNAVERQFRFLKQPVLLGPIFLKNKDRVEAMSFVFQLALLVAAYLEYRVRKNLEQQEAPLILPGKRKSTNPTARALLEMFDYLLVVKQGPDRALINYHGSEVIRALELAGFGKEIYLFPPSGGG from the coding sequence ATGCCCGTAGCCATCGATAATATGCGCTTCTTCCGGGCCGGTCCCGCAGCCCTGATCGCCAGGCTATGTGACGTCCTAAAGATAACAGAAATCATTGATGCCGTAGTCGAATGGGACCCGGTCCAGTGCCATCTTTCCCCGGGCACTCGGGTTAAGGCGCTGATCATTAATCTCCTAGTAGACCGGGAGGCCCTTTATCATGTCGAGCGCTTTTTTGAGAACCAGGACCTGGAGGTCTTGTTTGGAACTGAGCAACAGATCCGGGCTGAAGATTTTAACGACGACGCCTTGGGTCGGGCCCTGGATAAACTCTTCGCCAGCGGCCAGTTAAAGAAGTTGTTCTCCAGCATTGCCTTAACTGCCGCCGCAACTCACAACGTGCCTATCGAAGGCATCCACGTCGATACTACCTCCATTTCCGTGCAGGGAGCCTATGAGGGTGAAGGAGATTTAGATATCACCTTCGGTTTTAGCAAAGATCATCGCCCCGACCTCAAGCAGTTTCTCATCGGTTTAACCGTAAACAAGGACGGGTTACCCATTTTAGGTCAGAGCCTGGACGGCAATACGAGTGATAAGTCCTGGTATCCTCAGGTTATTGAGGAATTGGTGCAAAACTTCAGCCCGGCAAAGCTTAAAGAGATCATCTTTGTGGCGGACTGCGCCCTGGTAACCAAGGATAACCTGGCGCTGCTGGTCCAGGAGGAAGAAAACAAACCAGCCCTCCAATTCATCTCCCTGTTACCGGAGAACTTTGGCCTTAACAAGGAGATCAAAGCCGAGGCCTTTCACACCGGCGCCTGGCAGGAGATCGGGAATTTAAGCCAGAAGGAAGACGCCGCCAGGTATAAAAGCCAGAGCTTTGTCCGGGAAATAGACGGCAAGGACTTCCGGTTAATCGTAGTTCACTCCACGACCTTGGATAAACGCAAAGAGAAGAGCCTCTTAAAAAAGTGGGCCAAGCAAAAGGAAACTTTAGCAAAGGCCGCCCGGGAACTCTCCCGGCGTCCCTTCGCCTGTGATGCCGATGCCAGGAAAGCCATAGAGCTCTTCTGCCAGGAATACCGCCACCAACCTTTCATCTTCAAGGGTACAGTTACTGAAGAGATAGAGAGCAGCTATGCCAAACGGGGGCGGCCCAAGAAAGAAGAGCAGCCCCAGAACACAGTTGTTTACCATGCCTACATCCAGGTAGATGAAGATCCGGAAGCAATGGCCCAGGAGAAGGACCTGGCTTCCACCTTCGTCCTTATTACCAATCTCATGGATACCGCAGCCTACCCCGACGGGGAAGTGCTCAAGGAGTATAAGGAACAGAACGCTGTCGAGAGGCAGTTCCGTTTTCTTAAACAGCCGGTCCTCCTGGGGCCTATCTTTCTCAAAAACAAGGACCGGGTAGAAGCCATGTCCTTCGTCTTTCAGTTAGCCCTTCTGGTGGCAGCTTACCTGGAGTATCGGGTTAGAAAAAATCTGGAGCAACAAGAGGCTCCTTTAATCCTGCCGGGCAAGAGGAAAAGTACTAACCCTACGGCCCGGGCACTCCTGGAGATGTTTGATTATCTCCTGGTAGTTAAACAAGGTCCGGACAGGGCGTTAATCAATTACCACGGTTCGGAGGTGATTAGAGCCCTTGAACTCGCGGGGTTCGGTAAGGAAATCTACCTTTTCCCACCTAGCGGTGGTGGGTAG
- the istA gene encoding IS21 family transposase, producing MINLLQKQELILKYYREGESQRRISKQTGISRKTIRKYINQYEKRRAELLDTQEGADNRALIEAIIEAPKYTVGERPKRKLTEEMVQKIQAYLDENEEKKKRGQGKQQKKPMDIYEALRAEDFDISYSTVLRTVRSLVQQPQEAFIKAVYQPGEVCEFDWGEVKLTIGGRLQVLQMAVFTSAYGNYRWAYLFTKQVTECFQEAHALFFAHLGGVYQRMVYDNMKVAVKRFVGTEKEPTQALLQLSLYYGFAFRFCNIRSGNEKGHVERSVEVVRRKAFAFRDTFATLEEANRYLLEACQRGNHKEQTAYGGQSAVCRLAEERAYLLPSLPPFDAARTRQARVDKYATVVVDQNHYSVPDVYVGKVVLVKVYSGCVQCFYEGSQVAEHPRLTGSREWSMQLAHYLTTLKKKPGALAGSQALQQADKKLQSIYHTYYSKREKEFIELLQYLQEDGSLSEVEKSIQELSQIHPEHVSTAKIKILCAKRKETPYAPAISSEETRAIADEARRHLKQYGELLQKAEVASA from the coding sequence ATGATTAACTTGCTGCAGAAACAGGAACTCATTTTAAAATACTACCGGGAAGGAGAATCCCAGCGGAGAATTTCCAAACAGACAGGCATCTCCCGAAAAACCATTCGCAAATACATCAACCAGTACGAAAAGAGGAGGGCAGAATTACTTGACACCCAGGAAGGGGCAGATAATCGCGCCCTCATCGAGGCCATTATCGAAGCCCCCAAATACACGGTAGGAGAACGACCCAAACGCAAACTAACCGAGGAGATGGTCCAAAAGATCCAGGCCTACCTGGATGAAAACGAGGAGAAGAAAAAGAGAGGCCAAGGCAAGCAGCAGAAAAAGCCCATGGATATCTATGAAGCTCTCCGAGCAGAGGATTTCGACATCAGCTACAGCACGGTTTTACGTACGGTCCGCAGTTTAGTCCAGCAACCGCAGGAAGCCTTTATCAAAGCCGTTTACCAGCCGGGGGAGGTTTGTGAATTCGACTGGGGGGAAGTCAAGCTAACCATCGGTGGTAGACTGCAGGTTTTGCAAATGGCTGTCTTCACCTCGGCTTACGGCAATTACCGCTGGGCTTACCTTTTTACCAAGCAAGTCACCGAATGCTTCCAGGAGGCGCACGCCCTCTTTTTTGCCCACCTTGGCGGTGTGTACCAGAGAATGGTCTATGACAACATGAAGGTGGCCGTCAAACGCTTCGTGGGCACGGAAAAGGAACCGACCCAGGCCCTACTCCAACTATCCCTTTACTACGGTTTTGCCTTCCGCTTCTGCAATATCCGCAGCGGCAATGAGAAAGGCCATGTAGAGCGGAGCGTGGAAGTAGTGCGCCGTAAAGCCTTCGCCTTCCGTGACACCTTTGCCACTCTGGAAGAAGCCAATCGTTATCTTCTGGAGGCTTGCCAGCGAGGCAATCACAAAGAGCAGACGGCCTATGGCGGCCAGAGTGCGGTATGCCGCCTGGCCGAGGAACGAGCCTATCTGTTGCCCTCCCTACCCCCCTTTGACGCCGCTAGAACCCGCCAGGCCCGGGTCGACAAGTACGCCACCGTCGTCGTCGACCAGAACCATTATTCCGTCCCTGATGTCTATGTCGGCAAAGTGGTATTAGTGAAGGTCTACTCCGGATGCGTCCAGTGTTTTTATGAAGGCAGCCAAGTGGCCGAACATCCCCGCCTCACCGGCAGCCGCGAGTGGTCAATGCAGCTGGCCCATTACCTTACGACCCTAAAGAAAAAGCCTGGTGCCCTGGCCGGAAGTCAGGCCCTGCAACAGGCAGACAAGAAACTCCAAAGTATTTACCACACCTATTATAGCAAACGGGAGAAAGAATTCATAGAGCTACTGCAGTATTTACAGGAAGACGGCAGTTTGAGCGAGGTGGAGAAGAGCATCCAGGAATTGAGCCAGATCCACCCGGAACATGTAAGTACCGCCAAGATCAAGATCCTGTGTGCTAAAAGGAAGGAAACCCCGTATGCCCCTGCTATATCTTCGGAGGAAACCCGGGCCATTGCGGACGAAGCCCGGCGCCACTTGAAGCAGTACGGCGAACTGCTCCAAAAAGCGGAGGTGGCCAGCGCATGA
- a CDS encoding IS1634 family transposase: MPVAIDNMRFFHAGPAALIARLCDLLKIAEIIDAIVDWDPVQCHLSPGTRVKALIINLLVDREALYHVERFFENQDLEVLFGTEQQIRAEDFNDDALGRALDKLFASGQLKKLFSTIALTAAATHNVSIEGLHVDTTSISVQGAYEGEGDLAITFGFSKDHRPDLKQFLIGLTVNKDGLPLLGQSLDGNTSDKSWYPQVIAELAQNFSPAKLKEIIFVADCALVTKDNLALLVQEEEDKPALQFISLLPENFGLNKESKAEAFRTGSCQEIGNLSQKKDAARYKSQSFVREIDGKDFRLIVVHSTTLDKRKEKSLLKKWAKQKETLAKAARELSRRPFACDADARKAIELFCQEYRHQPFIFKGTVTEEIESSYAKRGRPKKEEQPQNTVVYHAYIQVDEDPEAMAQEKDLASTFVLITNLMDTAAYPDGEVLKEYKEQNAVERQFRFLKQPVLLGPIFLKNKDRVEAMSFVFQLALTLAAYLEYRVRKNLEQEEAPLILPGKRKSTNPTARALLEMFDYLLVVKQGPDRALINYHGSEVIRALELAGFGKEIYLFPPSGGG, encoded by the coding sequence ATGCCTGTAGCCATCGATAATATGCGCTTCTTCCATGCCGGTCCCGCAGCCCTGATCGCCAGGCTTTGTGATCTCTTGAAGATAGCTGAAATTATTGATGCCATTGTCGACTGGGACCCGGTCCAGTGCCATCTTTCCCCGGGTACTCGGGTTAAGGCGCTGATCATTAATCTCCTGGTCGACCGAGAGGCCCTTTATCATGTCGAGCGCTTTTTTGAGAACCAGGACCTGGAGGTCTTGTTTGGAACTGAGCAACAGATCCGGGCTGAAGATTTTAACGACGACGCCTTGGGTCGAGCCCTGGATAAACTCTTCGCCAGTGGCCAGCTGAAGAAGCTGTTCTCTACCATTGCCTTAACCGCCGCCGCTACCCATAACGTGTCCATCGAGGGCCTCCATGTGGATACCACCTCCATTTCCGTGCAGGGAGCCTATGAGGGCGAAGGAGATTTAGCTATCACCTTCGGTTTTAGCAAAGATCATCGCCCCGACCTCAAGCAGTTTCTCATCGGCTTGACCGTAAACAAGGATGGGTTACCCCTTTTAGGTCAGAGCCTGGACGGCAATACCAGCGATAAGTCCTGGTATCCCCAGGTGATTGCGGAACTGGCCCAGAATTTCAGCCCGGCAAAGCTTAAAGAGATCATCTTCGTGGCGGACTGCGCCCTGGTAACCAAGGATAACCTGGCGCTGCTGGTTCAAGAGGAGGAAGATAAACCAGCCCTCCAATTCATCTCCCTGTTGCCGGAGAACTTCGGCCTTAACAAGGAGAGCAAAGCCGAGGCCTTCCGCACCGGCTCCTGCCAGGAGATCGGGAATTTAAGCCAGAAGAAAGACGCCGCCAGGTATAAAAGCCAGAGCTTTGTCCGGGAAATAGACGGCAAGGACTTCCGGTTAATCGTAGTTCACTCCACGACCTTGGATAAACGCAAAGAGAAGAGCCTCTTAAAAAAGTGGGCCAAGCAAAAGGAAACTTTAGCAAAGGCCGCCCGGGAACTCTCCCGGCGTCCCTTCGCCTGTGATGCCGATGCCAGGAAAGCCATAGAGCTCTTCTGCCAGGAATACCGCCACCAACCTTTCATCTTCAAGGGTACAGTTACTGAAGAGATAGAGAGCAGCTATGCCAAACGGGGGCGGCCCAAGAAAGAAGAGCAGCCCCAGAACACAGTTGTTTACCATGCCTACATCCAGGTAGATGAAGATCCGGAAGCAATGGCCCAGGAGAAGGACCTGGCTTCCACCTTCGTCCTTATTACCAATCTCATGGATACCGCAGCCTACCCCGACGGGGAAGTGCTCAAGGAGTATAAGGAACAGAACGCTGTCGAGAGGCAGTTCCGTTTTCTTAAACAGCCGGTCCTCCTGGGGCCTATCTTTCTCAAAAACAAGGACCGGGTAGAAGCCATGTCCTTCGTCTTTCAGTTAGCCTTGACTTTGGCCGCTTACCTGGAATACCGGGTCAGGAAAAATCTGGAGCAAGAGGAGGCTCCTTTAATCCTGCCGGGCAAGAGGAAAAGCACTAACCCTACGGCCCGGGCACTCCTGGAGATGTTTGATTATCTTCTGGTAGTTAAACAAGGTCCGGACAGGGCGTTAATCAACTACCACGGTTCGGAGGTGATTAGAGCCCTTGAACTCGCGGGGTTCGGTAAGGAAATCTACCTTTTCCCACCTAGCGGTGGTGGGTAG